The Diospyros lotus cultivar Yz01 chromosome 11, ASM1463336v1, whole genome shotgun sequence region atattatttttgcaaaattattgttatttgtttttctgtaacttattattatttgtatgtgtttttaaaatttatttatttttattttgtatggatACATGTGCATTTATAATGTATCATTAATAAATTGTTGCTTATatgaagagaataaaaaaaagaaacaaaggaatatagaaaaaatataaaaagaaatgagaaactAAATAAGGTAggtttttaattcttattttttttaataaaataacaaaattcatgaagaaggaaagaaataaagataacACTATTAAAggtataaaacaaataaaatagaaaataaaataaacagaaagagaagaaataagtaAATAGTTTCATTTTAAGCATAAAATATTCACATATTTTGCaccaatgataaaatattttcattttaggcaCAAAATGATGATGTAATATCAAAAACTGCATTAGTCTAACGTGCACGCCGAGAgcttgaaaaaaatgaaagtcaTACTTTTAATTTCAATGCTTGCAACGAGAACAAGAGGGATTAGAAGAATTTGTTAAACTAAGATAACTTTTTTTAACACCAATTCGTTGTGATCACACTCGCCTGGAATGAGAAACAATAACTGAAGATTTTCATTTGGTACAAAAACAAACAATGGTTACCTATCATTCTACTTGTTCGTTTTTTATGCCATGTACATCTTTAGCTCTACAAAGGAATTAATAAACTATTGTCTAATATTGAAATACGTATTTTTACTCGTAtcgttttattttatagaattttatttatacacaaatatttGTAAGTCTACtcctataaattgattttttcaagaagatCTATGTACTGACGATGAATTAAAAGATATGCTTATGAGTACATCAATTGACGCCTAGGCACACAAAGATTCTTGCCACCATTATCTTGGCAAGATGAATGTATTATGTCTTTATTGTTCAGCCTTACGTTAGATAGatgaaaaattgacaaaattatcTATGAAGCGTTCTTTATATGGAACTTGCTGTTTGGAAGCAAATATTATGCTACCTTTACTTATTATACCCCTTCCACCATTTCAGGCATTGTATGATGGGAATAATGATCAATCAAGATCATTTTGAAGTTATATTCGAGTGTACAATGCAATTAATGCTTTTACGAGTCTTTGTATTATATTGGATCCTAGAGTACTCAGTGGAAGGGGCCCTATATCATTCATAATTCATGGAGAATTACGACATTGAATAGGATCACTACAACCACAACCAGGGCAAAATGCGAGTTATGCTCAATTGTATATCTGACCCTAAATTAGTTTTAGAAATTTGTAATGGTAGAAATCCTAACTTGAGAAAGGATGTTCTTAAAACTATTCAAGATAGTTTGTTGTAAATCAATGCATTTGTAGATAAATTTCATCAAGCTTGCCATTTTACATCAATTAGACTCGACAAGACATAATCTACCTGCTTATCTTCATTACAATTCAACAATTGATCGACGACAGTACGACCTAACAACTGTAGATGAGATTGCGATTGTAATACTAGGTGATAAAACATAGGTAAGTGGAATGAAAGATACTATCTTAGATTTTTGAGTCGAAAATGTAAGAGTCGATACAAATTAATGAATGTCACCCAGCATACTTGGCATTACATTATGTTCTATTATTTTCATATGATGAGTTTGGATGAGAACTTGAGTTGAAATTGTGGAACGTTCAGTATGATCGACCTTTAACTGATCAATTTACTCAAATGGATTTTTATAGTTATCATTTGTTTGAATGACTCACCGAGTATTTAACAATTTTGAGAGGTGGAAAACTATTTCAAGAGTTTTTGGTAGATGTTTGGGTGTAACTGAACAAAATCGATTGACATACTATAAGTTTAATCCAGGGAAATTTCGAGCTGAGATTTATCAAGAGTTATCAAATATGAATTCAGATTATGTGCTACCTAGTTAAATTGGTCAAATGTTTGTTTTGTCATCTTCATTTATTGGTAGTCTTAGGCAtatgtttgaaatattttaagattcaATGGCTATCATGCAATACAATCAGCACCCAGATATTTTTCTTAACATGACTGTAAATCCTAATTGGTCAAAAATTACTTTAGCATTATTATCACATCAAAAATCTATTGATTGTCCTAATTTAATTGCCCTTGTTTTTGAGTTAAAGAGAATGTTTGATGAAGgaaatagaaacaaataaagtgTTTGGAAATAAAGTTGCACATATTTTTACAGTTGAATTTAAAAAACGAGGCCTCCCTCATGTGCATgcacttttatttcttatggGTCCGAATAAAATTCGGACATACGCTCAAGTAGATAAATTGGTTTGTGCAAAATTTTTAGATCCAAAAGATGattctatattttttgaaaCTATCAAATGTTGTATGGTACATGAATCATGTGGTGCTCGAAATCCGCAAACACCATGTATGGAAATTGATAGTTGCACTAAGAGATACCCTTGAGTTTTTATAGAAACAACTATGGATTAAGATTGATATCTTATCTATCGTCGTTGCAATAATGGTCAAGTACATATTGTGAGGGGGTAAGAAGTTGATAGGAGGGATGTCGTACCATACAATACATATATTTCTAAAGTTTTCAATTGTTATATAAATGTAAAAGTTTGTGTTGGAATGAGATGTGACAAGTATATACATAAGTACATTTATAAGGGTTGTGATCGTACAATGATGGTGTTAGAAATGATAAATGAGATTCAACAATATCTTGATACAAGGTATATTGGACCTCCAGAAGTTGCTTGACGATTATTTAGTCATCCTTTGCATGTAGAGATGCCAACAGTTATATGATTGACATTTCATTTACTTAGAATGCATCGCGttatttttaactcaaaagAGTCATTAAAAATGATTCAATCTAGAACTGGTCATCAAATGTTAACTCTTACTAACTTCTTTGCATATTGTGCTGCACTGAAGATAAATGTTCATTCACacatcaaaaaattttaaagtattttgtttggctaaatttagaaaagagATGGAAATCTAGAGAAAAGGGATATACAGTTGATAAAATGTACTTTGCTAACTCTAATTATAGTAAAAGATTTTATTTGCGTTTGTTACTAATCGTTGTCAAATAACCAAAGTCGTTTCAGTCTTTACGCATGAGTGATAATGTtgtgcatgatacatttaaattaacACGTGTTGTAAGGGGttttttgaagataatgaaaaatGGATACAATGCTTGAAAGAAGATACAGTTATGAAAACTAGATATCAATTGAAGAGATTGTTTAGTATTATTCTCACCTAGTGCTCTCCACTAAATTTATATGCATTATGGAATCAATTCTCAATGCATATATGTGATGATCTTGCACATAAGATTGGTACATTGTTTGTCATTTCTAGCCTATTTGTGCCTCAAATTGAAGATTATGGTCTCCATCTTTTGAATCAAATGATTTATGAATCAGGCAAAAGTTTAATTGATTTCCTACCCATGCCACAACTTATTGCAAATTAGAGTGCAATAGTTGGTAATTAATTGATATTCGAACATCAACAACTGCAAAGTGAGGCAATACAGATAGATTTGCAAATTACTATTAATTGTCTCAACAATGAACAACATAATGCTTATaacacaattatttatttagttttttaaaataacggtattattttctttttgaatagGGGTGCTCGAACAGGGAAAATATTTCTGTATAATACGATTGCATTAAAATGTCGCAATCTTGGGCATATCGTTGTTACTGTGGCTTTATCTAAAATTGCATTATTGTTACTGGTAGGAGGTCGCACTGCatattcaatatttttcatGCCGTTAGATgtcttgaaaaattcaaattgtgaACTTAACAGACAATTATTACAAGCTATGTtatttagagaaacaaaactcataatttgaGATAAAGTTTTTATGCAATAAAGACATTTTGTTGAGGCGGTTGATTGTATATTGAGAGATATTTGTAATAGTGAAAAGTCATTTGGGGGTATTACTATTATTCTTGGTGGACATTTTCGATAAATCTTACCAGTTATATCCAAAATAGTTCATGAGCAAATTGTAAATGCATCTTTAAGACACTCTGTTCTATTGAAACATATACATATCTTAACATTGAATTTGAATATGCGCTTGAATCATGAAGGCcatgaaaatgctaattttgcaaatttcttAATGGAGATAATactactttaatattttttcttattatataaattatttaaaattaataaattgtgtttacaattttaattttttattaattttattttttttagattgggATCAATCCCTAAGAAATCTTTAACCTTTTATCAACAATACACAAATATCAAGATTTTAATAAATTGCTTTCTATAGTTTATTCGTAATTGAATATGATAGAGACGTTAACTCCAACATTTTTAACTGACCGCACAATTTTATCTGCGcatattgatgatttaaatgatattaatacTATTACGTTGAATATCTTTCCAAAGAGATTATGTACTTATCTtgtaacaaataaaaatgattatatTAGTGACATTAATACTCTTATATTGAATATCTTTTCAGGGAGATTATGTATTTCTCttgcaataaataaaatgttcgaaaataatgaaattgatcATACAATTACAAATAGATACcctaatgaatttttaaatttattggaTCTTCTTGCACTGCTAACTTTTAAGGTAAATGTTGAAAGTGAGTTGTCCTATAATATTGTTGAGAAATATTGCACTGAAAGATGGATTATGTAATGGTACAAGATTGATGGTTACTAGGTGCGATACTTACATAATTGAGGCTCAAATTTTAATCGGAGAAAAGTTGGCAATTTAGTATTCATACCATGGATATCTTTGATACCATCTTCTTCAGAAATGCCTTTTCAAATGACAAGACGTCAATTTTCACTCTGATTGGCATATGCCTtaactattaataaatctcaagaATAATATGTGAAATTTGTTGGGGTTGATTTGCACATACCAATATTTAGCCATGAGCAATTATGTGGCATTGTCCAGATGTACATCCTTTGATcgtataagtatttttttttcaaaaaatagtttggattttagtacaaaTATTGTTTATGCTAAAGTGTTATTGTAGGGTTTTATGTAGATTAAATCACGTTTTATCAAAAGGTAACCATAtagatttatttctattgattatataattttttataaaattttaatttaataataatttgaaagatTGATTTTTGTAGGATTAGATTGAAAAATCTATAGAGCTTAAAAGGAGAAATACATCTAACTTGTTTCGATAGGAATGtaataaagtaattttaattttaaaatattttaatatgtatatttctaataaatgtaataatttatattttttttgttttcacaaATTACTAGATTATTTTGCATATTTCTCATTGGGGATATATACAAGTTGATACAAAGACTTTTGGAAAGTAATGAGGAGGAAGTTTGGgcaaacacatgtttgaagACATGTTATTGACACATCTTTTATAAAGTGTACATATTTTGGAAAGATTTAATTCACTTTTTGTATAATATTctgtaatttagaaaaaattaaaattaaaatacacataAGTTAGTGCTAcgaatatcaaattaattataattacataagacaaacaaacattatattatcatacaccaaaagaaattaaaattaaaatacacataAGTTAGTGCTAtgaatatcaaattaattataactatataagacaaataaacattatattattatacacCAAAAGAGCGGGTTAAAACTATACAAAAAGTGGgttaaagtttttcaaaatatgtacgCTTTATAAAAGATGTGTCAATAACATATGTTCAAACATGTGTTTGCCCAAACTTCCTCCTCATTACTTTCTAAAATCTTTGTATCAACTTGTATGTATTCTCAATGAGGAACATGCACAACAATCTAGtaatttgtgaaaataaaaaaaatataaattattacatttgttggaaatatacatatcaaaatattttgaaattgaaattattttattacatcCCTATCGACGCAAGTTAGTTGTATTTCTCCTTTTAAGCTCCATAGATTTTTCGATCCAATCctacaaaaatcaaattttcaaattattattaaattgaaattttataaaaaattatataatcaatagaaataaatttaCATAGTTACCTTTTgataaaatatgatttaatcTACATAAAACACTACAACAACACTTTAGCATAAACAATATTTGTAGTAAAATCCAAACTATCTTTTGGGAAGAGAATACTTATACGATCAAAGGATGTACATCTGGACAATGCCACATAATTGCTCATGGCTAAATATTGGTATGTGCAAATCAACTCTAACAAATTTCACATATTGTACTTgagatttattaatagttaAGGCATATGCCAATTGGACTGAAAATTGACGTCTTGTCATTTGGAAAGGTAATTCTGAAGAAGATGATGTTAAAGATATCTATGGTATGAATATCAAATTGCCAACTTTTCTCTGATTAAAATTTGAACCTCAATTATGCGAGTGTTGCACTTAGTAATCATCAATCTTGTATCATTACATAATCTATCTTTCGGTATAATGTTTGGAGACACTATTATAGGACAACACACTTTTAACTTTAAAGTTGGCAGTATAGGACGAtccaatgaatttaaatattcattaggatatatatttgtaatggtaggattaattttattatcttcaAGCATTTTATCTGTTACAAGATAAGTAGATAATCTCATTGGAAAGATATTCAACGCAATAGTATTAATGTCACTGACATCATCGTTACGCGCAAATAGAATTGTGCGTTCAGTTAAAAAAATTGGGGTTGACATCTCTATTATATTCAACTATGGATAAATTGTAGAGAGTAATTTATTCAAATCTTGGCATTTGTGTATTGTTAATGGGAGGTTAACGATTTCTTGAGGGTTGGTCCTTATCTAAAAAagtaaaatcaataaattaaaaattaagagtataaacataatttattaatttaaaataatttataaaataaggaAAGAATGTTAAAATAGTGTTACCTTCATCaagaaatttgtaaaattaacattttcatgGCCTTCATGATTCAAACGCATATTCAAATCCAAAATTAAGATATGTAGATGCTTCCATAGAACATAGTGtcttaattatgtattttacaATTTGCTCACGAACTTTTTTGGATATAACTGGTAAGATTTGTCGAAAGTTTCCACCAAGAACAACAATAATACCTCCAAATGAATTTTCACTATTACAAATATCCCTCAATGTACGATCAACCGCCCCAACACAATGTCTATGTTGCATAGGAACTTCATAccaaattatgagttttgtttctctaaataACTCAGCTTGTAATGATTGTTTGCTAAGCctataatttgaatttttcaagatatCTAATGGCATGGAAAATGTTGAATGTGCAGTGTGACCTCCTACcagtaacaatgatgcaattctAAATGAAGCCACAGTAACAACGATATGTCCAAAGTTGCAGCATTTTAATGCAATCGTATTGTACAAAAATGTTTTCCATATTGCAACACCtccattcaaaaagaaaatagttcatttattttgaaaaattgaaaaagtgaTTGTGTTATATGCATTTCGCTATCCATTGTTGAGACAATAAATAGTGATTTGCCTATTATGCCTCACTTTGCGGTTGTTAATGTTCGAATATCAATTGATTACCAAATGTTGCACTCTAATTTGCAGTAAGTTGTGGCATGGGAGGGAAGTCAATTAAACTTTTGCCTAATTCATAAAACATTTGATTCAAAAGATGATCATAATCTTCAATTTGAGCCTCATTTGAGTTAGAAATGGCAAACAATGTACGAATCTTATGTGCAATGTCTTTATATATTTGCGTTGAAAATTGATTCCATAATGCACATGGGTTTAGTGAATAGCATTGGGTGAGAATAATACTAAACAATCTTCTCAATTGATATACAGTTTTTGTTGGGCTGagacatacatacacacacagacaAATGTCCCAACCACCTCTAACACAGGAAGATAATAACAATGACTGATAACACAAAATAGATCGATGCAGCACAAACATAAAAACAGTAAAAGAGGCACAAggtttttaccgtggttcaccctaaaatatggctacgtccacgttgagttcCGATTTAagggagctcactgcactataataatgatgatagatATACACCCTCAACTCGTTAACACTCAATACAAAATACAACAAGACAAGTATGTAAAATGGTAACAGTAATAGCTTACAACCATAAACGAGCCAACACACAAGATCTGTAGGACTCAAACAGCATTGAAGAGAAAGATGATAGCAGTAGACTGAAGAAATCAGTGAGCACCGATGATCCGCCATGGATCGCAGCTAGGGTTTAAATAGCCAAATGAGATGATAGGTTCTGGGAGAGAAAATCGGCAGATTTAGGGCTAAGAATCAAATGCGATTGAAACAAACGAAGACCAAGCCTTTTATATAGGAGAGCATCGGATGGGCCACGGAGCTAACAGACCGCGGAAGGTTGCTGAATGGGTCAAGCCCATTAACCTTTCATCCCGCGGCCCTAATTGAGTTGAGGCTTCACTATCAACATTCTCCACCTTAAAGACTCAACACAAACCTGTAGAATAGTGTAGCATGCTTCAACCTCTTACCTTCATCACTCTAGTTGGTTTTGGGTCAACCAACATCAATGTGTAGCAAATCCAAACAATGTTTGAATTTTGCTGTTGACACCACCTTAGTCCCCATGTCGGCTGGATTCTCTTCAGTAGGAACTTTCTGAATGCTTACCTTTCCTGTTGCAACCTGATCTCTGACATAATGGTATTTTATGTCTATATGTTTAGATCGTTCATGGTACACCGAATTTTTACATAAGTGGATAACACTCTGATTGTCAGAAAATATGTCAGCATTTCTTACTAGTAAGTGGATTTCAGCTAGTATACCTTGAAGCCAAATGGCTTCCTTAAATGCATAAGTCAAAGCCATGTATTCTGCCTCAATGGAAGACAGCGCAACCAATGACTGCAGCTGTGCTTTCCAGCTGATGCAATTACCTCCAAGAGAAAACATATAGGCTGTTATGGATTTTCTAGTGTCATGATCACCTGCAAAATTAGAGTCTACATACccaacaaaatcaagattttcacctcttttcatataatttaaccCTACTCTGGTTGTACCTTTAATATATCTCAGAACATATTTCAGTGCATCCCAATGTGATTTTCCCAGATTAGACATAAATCGGCTAAGCAATGAAATAGGGTATGCAAGGTCAGGTCTAGTGCTTATCATTGAATACATGATAGTCCCTATTACATTGGCATAAGGAATATCTTCCATTTTAATACGTTCAGCATCAGTTTTAGGGCATTGAGATTTTGATAAAATGAAATGTCCAGCTAGGGGAGTGTTTACAGGTTTACAGCCAACCATGCCAaacttaattattgttttttccaaataatcatgttgatgaattttcatataatttttgcttctattcctttcaattttcataccaagaattttatttgtaggacataagtctttcatatcaaagttggCATTTaattgagactttaagtttttaattttagactTAGATTTTCTAATCaataaaatgtcatcaacatatagaagCAGGTAAACAGGTTCATCagatattataaagtaaaaacAAGCATCGAAGTTGCTTCTAACAAAACCAGCTTTCAATGCAAAatcatcaaactttttataccattgccgtggggattgttttaatccatatagagattttttaagaaagcaaaCATGTTCTGGATGAGAAGGATCTACATAGCCAGCaggttgatccatatatataagCTCTTCTAGGTCCCCATGTAAGAAAgctgttttaacatctaattgttctagTTTTAAGTCAAAATGAGCAACAATAACTAGCATCAGTCGAATTGTTTTAAACCTTACAACTGGTGTGAAAATTTCAGTATAGTCTATCCTTTTCCTTTGGGTAAACCCCTTAGCAACTAGGCGAGCCTTATACCTAATAGGATCAGATTTGTTCATTCCCTCTTTCAGTTTATATAGCCACTTACACTTTACCTACTTATGGTTTTCAGGCTTTGCAACCAACTTCCACgttccatttaattttaaagatgctatttcctcatccatggcttgttTCCATTTTAGGTGTTCATGAGATTTAATGGCCTCTTCATAACAAGATGGTTTAGTAGATTTCATTTCAGCTCCTGCTAACAGAGCACAGTAAATTAAATCGGAGTAGCCAAACCTAGCAGGTGGTCTTACTTCTCTCCGGCCTCTATCTCTAGCAAGCTGATAGTTGCTGAGATCTGGATGAGGGGTGTCTACAGCCACCTCTTCAACTTCAATTTCACTATGGTTAGGCTCAGAATTTTCACCTAAATTACTGTCTAACATTGGATCAGACTCCTGAGAATTAGGTACTATCAGCTGGTCATGAGTACCAACTCGGTGCTCCACCTCAATATAATTTCCACCTCTATGTTCATGATGTTCTGAAgtttcttcctttttatttaaggatTTGCAAGGGAAGTTATCTTCATTAAATACAACATCCTtacttatt contains the following coding sequences:
- the LOC127813442 gene encoding secreted RxLR effector protein 161-like; its protein translation is MEDIPYANVIGTIMYSMISTRPDLAYPISLLSRFMSNLGKSHWDALKYVLRYIKGTTRVGLNYMKRGENLDFVGYVDSNFAGDHDTRKSITAYMFSLGGNCISWKAQLQSLVALSSIEAEYMALTYAFKEAIWLQGILAEIHLLVRNADIFSDNQSVIHLCKNSVYHERSKHIDIKYHYVRDQVATGKVSIQKVPTEENPADMGTKVVSTAKFKHCLDLLHIDVG